Within the Malus sylvestris chromosome 4, drMalSylv7.2, whole genome shotgun sequence genome, the region TATTacaaagaggagagagaatctCACACCTAACATTTTGGGATTGTTTCGATTTCGGGTACCGAACGTGTCGAGATGTTCGATTCGGACGTTTTTCAATTCAGTTTCGGGACGGTTCGGGATTTTcggggggttttttttttgggaactttaacgaaaagcacccggtactgttcactttaacgaaaaaccacatttttacactaaaaagtcaatcctggtactattcactttaccctttattttgtccttatcattaaaactcaaagttttcaagcccttttcattagttttccttttttttttccacccctagGACACGAGCGCATCAACTCCACAGAGGACATTCAAGCCACCGAAGATACATGAAGGTATGAATACAATGTTCTTGTCGGTGCATACATTGCAAGGTCCAAGTCACAAAAACGCCGGTAACAACGTAATGGACTCATGGATCACCTTTGCAATAAGGTAGCCAATGCTTAAAGAAATGTATCTCAAGTTTGGCAGCCGAAAGACAATATGGAATTAGATTTGGTGGAACAAGTCCCTACAATTCTTCCCGAGATAGCCGAAGGGAAGAAGACTTCAACTTTGACTAGAGAGACCGAGGTAGAGGAATCTGAGAAACAGATAATGTTACTGCTTCAATCAGGCCAAATGAAAACACAGATCGAACGTTTCACCAAGGACGCTTGAAAGGCTCTTCCTCCACTTTCCCTACCCTAGAGGAGCCCTTGATCAAAGTTCAGTGTAACAAGCACCCTTCATTTATTGGTGAAGCACTGGAATACATGAAGTAGTTTTACAGGAAATTTTTGGCCAACAATCTTCATGGTTTACCTAAAAATGTCAGGACTGTATCAATTTGGCTCTGACCAGTCATGCGGCCGAGGATGCAATCAGTGGTGGATACATTGAGGGCAGGGGGGTGAGGCGCCCCggtttttgggggggggggggtcagCTGACCCGCTGAACTTCAGTGAACGTCCATGGATACCTTGGGTTCTGACTTTCCAAACTTCAGTGAATGTCCATGGATACCTTGGATTCTgcccttttgaagattagagttgGCTTCATACATGTCCTCCAACTGACTTCAGACCTACCAAGACTTGGTGAATGTCCATAGATATGTTGCCCCTTGCATACATTAACATGTGTGCAATATGTATTTCCAAATTACTTTAGACCTACTAAGACTCGAAGAAATGGCGATATGCGTGCTATttctggtaaaaaaaatttgcgcGCTATTCTTTCTGACCCTCATAatattatttcctggatccgccactggatGCAATGATCCAAGGGAATTAATTCAGATCTAGTAATCCTAGCCATAATCCAACACATTCGAGAAGCCAAAGTATAAGGTTCAAGGTCGAACCATCTGTTGACATAGACGATAAAGAGTTTCCCTTCTCCTTGGAAGACTTGCGATATCTTCGCTGACACTTGCAGGTATTCTTGGCCGTCAATCTATTCGGCCTGACTAAGGTGGGGATGGGACGAATTGCGCGGCTTAATTCATACAAAAACTCTCAGGATTCCAAGAATGCTTTTAGGCACTAATCTCGCAAAGCAGCTAAGAGGGAGAATATCCACTTACAGAGTGACAAGTCAGTCGTAATGCAACTCAAGCTCCTTATAACTATATTCTAAATCACATTTGAAGCAGTTCTTCTTGGAGTAAATTGAAAGAATCACTTGTTGACACAAGGTCcagaatattttaaaatttcaaaaccGATTAACCACAGTTTAAGCTTCTAATTTATTGAAAATCTCCTTCAcaataacaagaaaaataaaatacaagattGATTTTTATGATTGAGCCTCTTGCGATTGGGTTGACGATTTTGGCACTCATTTTCTGGTCATTTTTGTTCtagattgaatttttattttttaatactttTTTTAAATTGCATGAGCGAAAAACAAGGAGTAGGATTAtctcttctcttttttcctcctcttctttccccttctatttgaacggtcatggttaagccatgtcaacatcttatattaattttttttatagaaagagaaagacaaaatagagaatgtgagaggaggAGATAGAAAGAGGGGAGGAGAGAATTCTAGTCTGAAAAACAAATGTCAAAATCACTAGTCTTGTCATGAAGTTACCAAAGAAAATACCCAAAacgggaaagggatcctctctggatATCTTTCTACCAAATCTACCTAATTCAGGATTTgagccgttgaaatttgatccaatggctACAAATAAGGGgtccctttaaaagttataataactgtagccgttgaatcaaattctaACGGCCCGAAGGACTAGGtggatttgatggaaagggatccGAAGTCCCCCAAAACGCTATGTTATGCATATCAAAACCACTATCCTCAAATGACACCACTAACACAGTTAGAATTTTTATTCACCAGATATTCTAAATGTGTTGGTGGTGTCATTCCAAATACTAACGGGGACCTTGTTGGTAATTTAATCTGTCGTCAACATCACATCCCCTCTCCAGCTTTGATCGGGTTTCTGGCTGCTAGAGAAGGTGCTTGTGGAGCCGTGGAGCTTCAAGCCAACAAGTTCTCCTTGAATGTGACTCTCTGCAAGAAGTCCAAGCCGTTAGGAGCAGCCACCAAGATGGTTCTATCCTAAGCCCATTAATGGACGACACCAAATTTTACTTGAGTTCTCTTTCAACTTTTCGCATTACACATGCCCAAAGCTTTGTCAATGTCGCGGCATATAGATTTGTCAAGTTGAATTTGTACTTTGAACTTGAATTCATTTGCTTTGAAGAACTTCTGGATCTAATTCGCGGTATTCGTTTGAAGGATTATAATGCTTGATTATCAATACAACACTATTCTTTCgtatccaaaacataaaactcaagATCTAACGACTAAAAAGTTAAGAGAATATACTTAGAGCACCATAGaaatattatagtgttttatgTGCGTAGCTTTGGCTCATTCTGCAATTGGTGGAAATTGCCACAACATATAGACAATCACAATGACTCGGTCCAATTCCTTTTAAGCTTTAGACAatgttaggaagactaaatttgtaaacaaaatttacaaattaaattatgtgtCCCTAATAGGAAATGAGTATGTTTATCAACGGTTGAGTAATagttcaatcatcaacttccatgtcatttagtttatgttttgggtaatgctagggatactaaatttgtaaacaaaatttgcaaactaaacgatgtgtcactaataggaaatgagcacgtttatcaacgtttaagtaataattcaattatcaacttctatatcatttagttttcaaaattttgtttactAATTTAATCTCGCTAACCTACCCGCATATAGGCTTTGACAAGCTACACTTGACAATTGCATGCTATAATTTGATTGCTCATTAGAATAAAGATGGATTAAATGTCAAGACAAATTGTGACGTGTCAtaattttttccattttctaacaaaatacaaataaaaaaagaaaaactaatgaaaagagtttgaaaactatgagttttaacgataaggacaaaataaaaggtaaagtgaatagtaccagaattgactttttagtataaaaatgtggtttttagttaaagtgaatagtaccgcagacttttcgttaaaactctcaatAAAAAACTGCTTCATCAACCAACCCGAGTCACATCATGTTTGGTGCCATAAACTGATCTACCTTGCAACAACAAAATGCAAACTATTATTGTTTGTACTCAGTTTTTCACTTTCTATTAatagtattatttatatttaactgCTGCTTGCATAGATTGGGATTTTTTATGGTATTCCAGGTTTTAGATACTTGGAATTTTTTAACCGTTAAATTTtagtaaaaaaacaaaagcacagAACTTAAGGATTAAAAAGTTCGGATAGCTTGGTATAAAATTTCTTGCCATTGAACTACGAGATTGTGTGACATACAATAGAAGTCAGAAGaggaataaaataatattatggaGGCTAAACAgccaagaagaagaggaagaaagaaacaTGTGAAAGATCACAATCAAAGTATCATCCAGTTAATAATCACAATTAGTTTTTCCTAATTAAAAAGTATTGAAATTCATATATCTCTTAGTCTAATATATCCCAatagtaaaataaaaacatacCAAAGTGATCAGAGCCGGGTTTCTTAGCATCCTAATATTCTTATTTTCCTTGGTGACAATTTTTAACATCGCCGTAACCTAATAGAATTAGAACATCCAACGTAAAAATAATTGACAATTAAATAAGATTTGCAATAACATCGTGTTACTTTCATGACGTGCGATTCTCCCAATGGGTCTTGCCGTGGAAAAGTATAGCCCATTATTTGGAGGCTAGTCATGACCAAAGTCGTTCCCATTTAATTAGTAAGGCAAAGAAAAGGTCAAGGCTTGGAGTATTTAGTCATATTGGCGTGTGAATGAAGTTTGTGCTTAGAAATAATATATGATCTTCTTCgaatttattaaaatttgaatagagttttaattaacaaaaaaaaagcatatGAAACTTTTTTTGCCTCTACGATGAACTGTTTGCATGCACAACGCACAtgtataaaatttaaattcgaacattaacaaatattatAGTTTAGTGGTATTTTTATTCACTTAGCttaaaaattttactttttttaataaaatacctaaagaaaatggaaacatcGATTTTTAGCACTCTGATTAACACTTGAAGTTCGTAAAATTAAAGTTTCCAAATTATTGACGTGTTACCCTTTTGCacactttttaaattttgtttcttaattttctgtaatttattcaatctaaatactataaagaaaagaaaaaaaacgtgTCGaggaataaaaaattagaaatgattaaaaaaatagagaatGTTTTTGCTCACTAACTTAAATTTTGCTGTATGCTCATTATACACTTAATTATCTATCATGTGTTCTTTTAATTAACATACACCATAGTTAtggtccaaaaaataaaataaaaaagcaccAAACCCGCAGGTGCGTGGATGTAACCCACCATAGAAAGCACCGGGCGGCATGCTAAAGCGTTTTGTAATGTAACAGTTGACGCTGATTACCCCGGTAAAAGTAACAGAAGCTCGAGCTGGTTGGTGCTCACTTAAATATGGATATTAATTTACTACCATTTTTTCTATAAGTATCACAACGTAGTAAATACCAGTAAAAGTACATATAGCCCCAATGGTGCTATCTAAAATTAATGACCATGGCTTTCAGGGTTTTAGACGTATTTATCTCTTTATTTGATGTCAGATGTTTTGTAGCAGCGtgacaaaaagaaataaaataaaataaagcaatAACTTTGAAACATAAGAAAATTGATACCGCCGGAGAAGATGAGAAACTCTAAGTTCtttattgaataaataaaagttaATAAGTCTAACATCATAAATGATGTATCTATACTCTCCACAACTATATAAGCTCACGAGAAATTTTAATATTATACAAAATATGTaacaaaataccaaaaatattctcaaaacttgTTTCGTTTTGGGCTTAGCGAACATTAGAATCTCGCTATATATCAAGGCAAATACTACTTCCTATTCTTGATAGCGTTCTATTTCAAACGCCGGGTCATTGAGCACAAATCGAACACTAAAACACAAATTTATAGTGCTTGGACTTTGCTACCATATTTATGTCTTTTCTTCTAATTCTCGATGCACTGctccaattttattttaattctcaACGTACTCCTTCATAAGATATACATCACGTTCAATTTTTCCCTTTCATCACTTAAGTaaattaccattttttttttcgggcCACACTAGAATTTATCCGAAAAATGAACGATTTCCCACCATGacaattttgttgttgttgatcatATTCGATGAAGACAAATTACTAAATAAGATACAAAAGAGGAAGAAATTCTTGTTCTTAACTTGGTAGCACATGATCCCTATCACTTGGAGCCTATTGTTCCAACAAACCCaactgtttttttattttttattttttattttgttgttgtttaacTTTATTAAGGTAAGCCATCACTTTAGGATCCCTTATTATGCCTCTTAAATCTCACCCTTGTCGGTCGTAATTGTGTAAAATGTGAGAAAAGTTCAATCCAGCATAAACTCAATAACATGCTAAGAAAGGTAAGCTTGAATTATATGGGTTAAGCAAATGTACCAATGATCAACAAGCAAATTAAATTGCAAACACATTGGTTAAATCAGTGTTCTTGTTATGCATCTGAGTTTGAACTTTCCTCACTCCGTCTTGGATTAGTGTAAATAGATTATCGGTGATAAAACAATCTAAAGATAAAATCTTTTTTCTCTTCgaagaataaaggaaaaaagaaaagtggGAATCATTAAGAAATGGAAAAGAAAGGAAGCAGGAGAGGAACAAAGGAATGGACAAAAAGGAAATTTCAAGTCTTCAAGTAAAAGAAAACTTGGTATACCATGAAATTGAATTGTTCAGATTAAGTAATGCAATGTGCCTTCCAGAAAGATTGCAAATGACCAAAAATGGCCGCCCAtaagttttaaattaaaaccATGTTACACAATCAATTTGGTCTTGAAACTAACAAATCCATAATGGCCTTGCAATGAGTACAACACTCACACTTCCAAGATgtgtacatacatacacatacatatatatatatatatatatatatatatatatatatatatatatatccttttATACAAAggatctctattttttttttataaaaatgaggaCTAGTTGTGGGAATCACTTCACATCatattttaacgatccaaaatcgtttatttttcaagttttatttcataaatcatctttgcaaaatattagccaaaatCGGAAATGTTTGAGGTATCTGATTGAGTTTAAAAATTTGATGAACACTATGTTTTAAAAGACATTAAATTTCATCATGATTATCACATGGACAAATAGTTCtgattgaattgattttttttgcaAGGATAATATATGAATGAAGACTTAAAAATAGACAGTTcagatcgttaaagttcgatatGGAGTGAGTCCACAACTAGTCCCCATTTAAAACAAATGGAAATCTCTTTGGATAAAGGCTATAGAtatgcatgtatgtatgtatagatacagaaaaaatttgaaaaaaataaaacccttGAAAAAAAGCATGGGAGGAGTTTAATTGCCTAATCCAAAAAGTGGTAAAAAGAAAAGTTTACTAGTGAAATGGGTAAGGATTGCATGTTACTTGTCCCCCTTTCTCCATTCATGATAACACTTTATAAGTTTTTTGGCACACTTAAAAAACTAATGagattattatcattatttgtTGTGATTATTTTAACATTTTCACAATTATTTTAACATTTTCACAACTGTTTTTTCATACCTTGTtatgtgtttaaaaaaaatggtataAAATTTTGGGTTGTGTGTGTCTTTTGGTGAAGGAATGCTTGTCACCTACTCCTTTTAAGTTCCCAATCTCTCTCGAATACTAGTAGCATTCTCCAAAGGCTATagctttagagagagaaaatagagagagaaagagagagagaggagggccTTAAAGCTCTGATCTTTGCTCTCTGCTGTGTACTGTGCCAATGGAGAGGCACAGATGCAAGCTTTGCTCTAGGGCGTTTGCTAATGGCAGAGCATTGGGTGGTCACATGAAGGCTCACCTCGCAACATTTCCTCTTCCACCCAAAACCCACCAACTCACTGAGTCCGACTCGTCTTCGTCTTCCTCCTCCGGCGAAgaaccagaagaagaagagcagcatttacaagaagaagaaggagaggaaAAGGGTTTGATTTATGGGCTGAGAGAGAACCCAAAGAGGAGTTTCCGGCTTGCAGATCCTGAGTTTTCTTTTGTTGATGCTGGGTCGGTGATTCAAGACAGGGAGAGTGAGACCGAGTCAAGAAACCCAACTCGAAGACGATCCAAGCGGAACCGGAGATCATTCGTTGTTGTTACAGAGAATCTGCAGAGCCAGaatttggagatgaagaaaaaaaCCACGTTGACAATCTCAACACCGCCGCGTTTGGCCGAGTCTCCTCCTCCGGCGGCTGAGCCAGAACCGGTGAGCTCGGTCTCCGATACTTCTCCGGAAGAAGATGTTGCTATGTGCCTTATGATGCTGTCAAGAGATGTGTGGATGGTAAGATTAAATGATCATCAGCGAGCAGATCAATCGGTTCAAGCTCAAGAACAACAGGGTAAACAAGAAGTAGCTGAGAAGTTGGACGGGATCAAATTGAAGAAACTTCGAGGGAAGAACCGGTGTGAGAAATGCAACAAACTGTTTCGATCTTTTCAAGCAATGTGCGGACACAAAAAGATTTGTTTTCGCAACGAGGAGGAAGCAATCAACAATGCAGGTGGTGAGAAGCTGTTTGAGTGCCCGTTTTGTTACAAAATATTTGGTTCCGGTCAAGCTCTTGGCGGCCACAAAAGATCTCACCTTTCGGGTTCTTCCAGATCAATGGTTGTATCAGTGGCTGCAAAAACTG harbors:
- the LOC126618791 gene encoding zinc finger protein ZAT4-like; translation: MERHRCKLCSRAFANGRALGGHMKAHLATFPLPPKTHQLTESDSSSSSSSGEEPEEEEQHLQEEEGEEKGLIYGLRENPKRSFRLADPEFSFVDAGSVIQDRESETESRNPTRRRSKRNRRSFVVVTENLQSQNLEMKKKTTLTISTPPRLAESPPPAAEPEPVSSVSDTSPEEDVAMCLMMLSRDVWMVRLNDHQRADQSVQAQEQQGKQEVAEKLDGIKLKKLRGKNRCEKCNKLFRSFQAMCGHKKICFRNEEEAINNAGGEKLFECPFCYKIFGSGQALGGHKRSHLSGSSRSMVVSVAAKTEVREGFIDLNLPAPEEDDDFSVLSDA